A stretch of the Odontesthes bonariensis isolate fOdoBon6 chromosome 5, fOdoBon6.hap1, whole genome shotgun sequence genome encodes the following:
- the rpz6 gene encoding rapunzel 6 isoform X2, producing the protein MTSSLEKVVAQKKEAIEAAMDMFERGAEVLASAVGELFPLCEAAAPVLRLALDNVQSKEVFYVKEQFLTVRNKLDVLSSQLEDIDCEIKKGRLDSQYFLVEENVRNQFRKYMDILEAKQQFREVKTKLFLEHFAKTGGEKNLFVLYDALMGTNSFGQSILEVVETYVARNRRLLEDFCVRMKELFCLGLIALLGHCALTLQSQEEEQDKIQEWSGKIEEVESRMKTTIESCVAAFPEQAKLDAQRLLKEKEEESLQGTTQQLLDFLVKKYDWVSWSVRLINHSGSTYRNWRAGEHFHHVAGRNWFEVLQVNNINLVVSYSTKPQPVPRDCIQQVMEGQGRKGNAPAVVEALEKQLCGFVVHAVSRHKQSAAAWSFPEDCHYWERHKNVAICVHSE; encoded by the exons ATGACCAGTTCACTGGAAAAAGTCGTGGCCCAGAAGAAGGAGGCCATTGAGGCAGCGATGGATATGTTTGAGAGGGGGGCCGAGGTGTTGGCCAGTGCTGTGGGGGAGCTGTTTCCCCTCTGTGAGGCAGCCGCTCCGGTTCTGCGGCTGGCCTTGGACAACGTCCAGAGCAAAGAGGTCTTTTACGTCAAAGAGCAGTTTCTGACGGTGAGGAACAAGCTTGACGTGCTCTCCAGCCAGCTGGAGGACATCGACTGCGAGATCAAGAAGGGGAGGCTGGACTCGCAGTACTTCCTGGTGGAGGAGAACGTTAGGAACCAGTTTCGGAAGTACATGGATATTCTGGAGGCAAAGCAGCAGTTCAGGGAGGTGAAGACGAAGCTTTTTTTGGAGCACTTTGCCAAAACTGGAGGAGAGAAGAACCTGTTTGTGCTCTATGACGCTCTGATGGGGACAAACAGCTTCGGACAGTCGATTTTAGAGGTGGTGGAGAC GTACGTGGCGAGGAACCGCCGTCTCCTGGAAGACTTCTGCGTGAGGATGAAGGAGCTCTTTTGCTTGGGTTTGATCGCTCTGCTGGGCCACTGCGCCTTAACCCTGCAGAGCCAAGAGGAAGAGCAGGACAAAATCCAAGAGTGGAGCGGCAAAATCGAAGAAGTGGAGTCCAGGATGAAGACGACTATAGAGTCCTGTGTGGCTGCCTTCCCAGAGCAAGCCAAGTTAGACGCCCAACGCCTCCTGAAAGAGAAGGAAGAGGAAAGCCTGCAGGGCACGACTCAGCAGCTCCTGGATTTCTTGGTGAAGAAGTACGACTGGGTCAGCTGGTCAGTGCGACTGATCAACCATTCGGGCAGCACCTACCGGAACTGGCGCGCCGGCGAGCATTTCCACCACGTGGCCGGACGGAACTGGTTCGAGGTGCTTCAGGTGAACAACATCAACCTGGTGGTCTCCTACAGCACCAAGCCCCAGCCGGTGCCCCGCGACTGCATCCAGCAGGTGATGGAGGGCCAGGGGAGGAAGGGCAACGCCCCGGCCGTGGTGGAGGCGCTGGAGAAGCAGCTGTGCGGGTTCGTCGTTCACGCCGTCAGCCGCCACAAGCAGTCTGCAGCTGCGTGGAGCTTTCCCGAAGACTGTCACTACTGGGAGAGGCACAAGAATGTGGCCATTTGTGTGCACTCAGAGTAA